One genomic segment of Candidatus Cloacimonadota bacterium includes these proteins:
- a CDS encoding fumarate hydratase C-terminal domain-containing protein — MRIFELTLPLNIDTIGKLKPKDKVLLSGELFTARDAAHKRLAKILKNGDDLPFDISKTALFYCGPSPAGDGQICGAIGPTTSYRMDRYVPEFLAAGLRVMIGKGERSAETNSIIRQYHALYLSAIGGISAVLSQHIVSCETYLWQELGTEAIYRMVVDSLPCYVSIC; from the coding sequence GTGCGCATCTTCGAGCTCACTCTTCCATTAAACATAGATACAATCGGCAAACTAAAACCAAAAGACAAGGTTTTATTGAGTGGCGAGCTCTTTACCGCCAGAGATGCTGCGCACAAGCGTCTAGCCAAAATCCTCAAAAATGGTGACGATTTGCCCTTTGATATTTCCAAAACTGCGCTATTCTATTGTGGACCCAGCCCTGCTGGTGATGGGCAAATATGTGGAGCGATAGGTCCAACCACGAGCTATCGTATGGATAGATATGTGCCGGAGTTTTTGGCGGCAGGCTTGCGTGTAATGATAGGAAAGGGCGAGCGAAGCGCAGAAACTAACAGCATAATTCGGCAATATCATGCGCTTTATTTATCGGCTATTGGTGGCATATCGGCAGTTCTTAGCCAGCACATTGTTTCATGTGAAACATATCTTTGGCAAGAATTGGGCACAGAGGCTATTTACCGCATGGTTGTCGATAGCTTGCCTTGTTACGTATCTATTTGTTAA
- a CDS encoding fumarate hydratase: MRCIPAKEIIAAVFEAIQYISYNPDPELHKFLVNALQYEQDELARDAIKAILENHKLSPANRIPLCQDTGTTIVFAQIGVGICLEEPLTESINKAVRDAQKSLPLRASMVQEPLFMRKNTNTNVPAFVHIESIPGDSLILEIAQKGGGAENTSFSVMLNPSSESDEIIDLICSKVIEAGSKPCPPIVLGIGIGGNFELAPILAKKALFEKLGRANSIPEYAHMEKQIVERINKQGCGVQGLGGKITVIAAHIKSAPCHIASLPLAVNMQCHVHRHTRVEL; this comes from the coding sequence ATGCGGTGCATTCCGGCAAAAGAAATAATAGCCGCAGTTTTTGAAGCAATTCAATACATCAGCTACAATCCAGATCCGGAGCTTCATAAATTCTTAGTTAATGCTCTGCAATATGAACAAGATGAGCTTGCTCGGGATGCAATTAAAGCAATTCTTGAGAACCATAAACTCTCCCCCGCAAATCGCATTCCCCTATGTCAGGATACCGGCACTACTATTGTTTTTGCCCAAATAGGCGTCGGCATCTGTTTGGAAGAACCGCTTACAGAATCGATTAACAAGGCTGTTCGAGACGCTCAAAAATCTCTTCCTTTAAGGGCAAGCATGGTGCAAGAGCCTCTTTTTATGCGAAAGAATACAAACACGAATGTCCCGGCATTTGTCCATATTGAATCCATACCTGGAGACTCCCTAATCCTCGAAATAGCACAAAAAGGAGGAGGAGCCGAAAATACGAGTTTTAGTGTTATGCTCAATCCTTCCTCCGAAAGCGATGAGATTATAGATTTAATTTGTAGTAAAGTAATTGAAGCCGGTTCAAAACCATGTCCTCCTATAGTATTAGGAATAGGCATTGGCGGAAACTTTGAGCTTGCCCCAATCTTGGCAAAAAAAGCACTATTCGAGAAGCTTGGCAGAGCAAACTCGATTCCTGAATATGCCCACATGGAAAAGCAAATAGTTGAGAGAATAAACAAACAGGGTTGTGGGGTGCAAGGTTTAGGCGGCAAGATCACGGTAATAGCTGCTCATATTAAGAGTGCTCCATGCCACATAGCATCCCTTCCCTTGGCAGTAAATATGCAATGCCACGTTCATCGCCACACACGGGTGGAGCTTTAA
- a CDS encoding DUF58 domain-containing protein — translation MQLLSDEHLAQLSRLQLSAKQIVEGFLIGLHKSPYHGFSVEFADHRQYNPGESLKNVDWKVVARTGRFYVKRYEEETNLRCHILVDHSKSMFFGSQETSKMDFAKRLAAALAWLMIAQKDAAGLYTFNHKITSILAPKAYRSYTAQIFNRLVLLEPGESTDILAPLHQIAESIKKRSLVIIISDLMEDADKIMQALKHFRNHRHEVLVFHICDPREQLLDYRRETEFIDSESGEKIVVNPWQISGEYRQRYKSFYQNIKESCHQIEVEYNPVCTTEDISGLLLKYLMKRKKGL, via the coding sequence ATGCAACTTTTAAGTGATGAGCATCTGGCGCAACTCAGCCGCTTGCAACTTAGTGCCAAACAGATTGTAGAAGGCTTCTTAATCGGTTTACACAAATCTCCCTATCATGGTTTTAGTGTAGAATTTGCCGATCACCGCCAATACAATCCCGGCGAATCTTTAAAAAATGTAGATTGGAAAGTGGTGGCTCGTACCGGAAGGTTTTACGTAAAGCGTTATGAAGAAGAGACAAATCTGCGCTGTCACATTCTTGTAGATCATAGCAAATCGATGTTTTTCGGTTCCCAAGAAACCAGCAAGATGGACTTTGCCAAGCGCCTCGCTGCTGCTCTGGCCTGGCTGATGATTGCCCAAAAGGACGCTGCTGGACTGTATACATTTAACCATAAAATTACCTCTATTCTTGCCCCAAAAGCCTATCGCAGCTATACTGCTCAGATTTTTAACCGCTTAGTTCTGCTCGAACCCGGAGAAAGCACAGACATTTTAGCTCCGCTCCATCAAATAGCAGAAAGCATCAAGAAACGCAGCCTCGTTATCATCATCTCAGATTTAATGGAAGATGCCGATAAAATTATGCAAGCCTTAAAACATTTTCGTAACCATCGGCATGAAGTACTTGTATTTCACATCTGCGATCCCCGCGAACAATTGCTAGATTATCGTCGAGAAACTGAGTTTATCGATAGCGAAAGCGGTGAGAAGATTGTAGTGAATCCTTGGCAGATTAGTGGTGAATATCGACAGCGCTACAAATCATTTTACCAAAACATCAAAGAATCGTGCCATCAGATTGAGGTAGAATACAATCCCGTTTGCACTACAGAGGATATTAGCGGATTGTTACTTAAGTATCTCATGAAACGTAAAAAGGGATTATAA